In the Columba livia isolate bColLiv1 breed racing homer unplaced genomic scaffold, bColLiv1.pat.W.v2 Scaffold_303, whole genome shotgun sequence genome, one interval contains:
- the LOC135578068 gene encoding olfactory receptor 14J1-like, which produces MSNSSSISQFLLLPFTDTRELQLLHFWLFLGIYLAALLGNGLIITTIAWDQHLHTPMYFFLLNLALLDLGCISTIVPKSMANSLWDSRVISYAGCAAQVFSFCFLLGSEYFLLTVMSYDRYVAICKPLHYGTLLGSRACVHMAAAAWATGFLNALLHTANTFSLPLCKGNALGQFFCEIPQILKLSCSHSYLRELGLLVVSVCLAFMCFVFIVVSYVQILRAVLRIPSEQGRHKAFSTCLPHLAVVSLFLSTGMFANLKPPSMSSPSMDLVVSVLYSVVPPAVNPLIYSMRKQELKDAVRKLMTGWFSESLNCSSASA; this is translated from the coding sequence atgtccaacagcagctccatcagccagttcctcctcctgccgttcacagacacacgggagctgcagctcttgcacttctggctcttcctgggcatctacctggctgccctcctgggcaacggcctcatcatcaccaccatagcctgggaccagcacctccacacccccatgtacttcttcctgctcaacctcgccctccttgacctgggctgcatctctaccattgtccccaaatccatggccaactctctgtgggattccagggtcatttcctatgcaggatgtgctgcacaggtcttctctttttgtttcttgcttggttcagagtattttcttctcaccgtcatgtcctacgaccgctacgttgccatctgcaaacccctgcactacgggaccctcctgggcagcagagcttgtgtccacatggcagcagctgcctgggccactgggtttctcaatgctctgctgcacacggccaatacattttcactgcccctgtgcaagggcaatgccctgggccagttcttctgtgaaatcccccagatcctcaagctctcctgctcacactcctacctcagggaacttgggcttcttgtggtcagtgtctgtttagcttttatgtgttttgtgttcatcgtggtgtcctatgtgcagatcttgagggccgtgctgaggatcccctctgagcagggacggcacaaagccttttccacctgcctccctcacctggccgtggtctccctgttcctcagcactggcaTGTTTGCcaacctgaagcccccctctaTGTCCTCCCCATCcatggacctggtggtgtctgttctgtactcagtggtgcctccagcagtgaaccccctcatctacagtaTGAGGAaacaggagctcaaggatgctgTGAGGAAACTGATGACTGGATGGTTTTCTGAATCATTAAACTGCTCATCTGCTTCTGCCTAG